Within Marispirochaeta aestuarii, the genomic segment TGTCCAAGTTTGATCACGATCTTTTCCGCCCCCTTCTCTTTCTGCCCGTCCGCGACAGCTCCAGTCACGAAGATAAGAGATACAAGAATAACAATTCCAACAATCTTTTTCATTTTATCCTCCTTAAAAAAGCACAACGATACAGTGATGTATACGTATACATCACTGTATCATCACATTTATGGTCCGTCAACTTTTTCTTTTCTGACTTTTAAGTTCCTCGTAAATCCTGAAAATACATAACGAACTAGGCTCCTAAAAAATGGAATCATGAAAAGCTCTCACGAAACATCCGGAGACGTTCTCGAGCCACGCTGCTAAGGGTAGTTGTATCGGAAAAGAAAAAGACCATACTGTAGCCACGTTCATACTTTTCCTTTGCATCCTCCCAAGTCCCCGCCACAGTCGCAAGAGATTTTCCAGAGGAAATTACTTTCTCTTCTATTACACGGATAGACTTCTGTACTTCGTCGGCCTTCGGGTTGCCAAAATAGCCCATATTGGTAGCAAGATCCATGGGACCGATAAAAATACCGTCCAATCTGCCGACGGACAGGATTTCATCCAGATGACTGACCGCTTCGGGAGTTTCTACTGCTGTCATAAGAAAAACTTCTTCATTTGAACTTTTAAGATAGTCCATAGAGTTATTTCCGTAGTGAGCAGCACGTGGGCTGCCGGCGACCCCTCGGATACCATCGGAAGGATAGGATACAGCACTAACCGCCGCGAGCGTTTCTTCCTTGGAATTGACATAGGGAACCAAGAGACCGTAGACCCCAGCATCCAATATCCTTTTAATCTGAACAAAATCATTCCATGGGGCCCGGCAAAACGGTATCGCCACTTCTCCCTTCATTGCCTGAATCTGATGAATCGTAGCCATGATGTCTCCTGGTCCGTGTTCCAGGTCGATCATTAAAGCGTCATAGCCTGCTTCAGCAAGGATCTCCGTGGTTATGGGACTTCCAGACTGGCACCAGGCACCGGAGACTTTTTTCCCTTGCTTCAGCATGGCTTTTACAATATTCTTGTTTTTTTCCAGCATCTTTTTTTCCTTTCCGCCTAGCGGTCTCGGCTTCGTTGCTCGATTATTCGGGAGGCTTCTGACCAGGCCTTCTCGAAGGATTCTCTGAACAGTACTACAGGACCGTACTCTTCGTACTCTGATGGTTTCAGTCCCGTTATTCTCCAAGCTCTTCCAAATTCACCGATCCGGTCAAGCAGTTCATCCAGAACACCTTCGGGGACCAATGCATGATATCTGTCCACCACCGGAGGATCCAATTCGATAAGTTCTTCTGCAGTTCCTTTCCAGTTGATGGTCACGCAACAATCAGCGCCTACCATCTCCGTAAAATGGTGAAGTCCACGGGCACCACCGCCGATAAACCCCACTTCGCTGCCCCGTTCGTCAAGCAATCTCCGTATTTTTCGCGCCACGATCATTCCCGCCTGCCATAGAGTGTCGGGGCTGATTTGGATAGAGTTTTCTGAAACATGATTCTGGAGATACTCATCAAATATGCCGGTAATATGGGAAAAGTAAACCGAAGGCATAGTCCTTCCTCCGGCGGCTACACGATCATAAATATCACATACATCCAGGGCTTGACGAACTCCCATAACTTCGGTTGCGTTAACAGGTATGCCTTCGGACAGGAGTATTTCAATTGCCTTCAGACCATCCTCGGTTACGGGAACCTTTGCCATAATATTAAGCCCCGCTTCTCGATTGAACCGCGCATTTCGAAGGATATTCTCTACATCCTCTTTGAAAGGATTTCCCTGAATGCTTACATATCCATATTTCCCATTACTTTTTTCCCAGAGAGGCAGGAATTTTTGAGCCACCGCCGCGACCAGATCCCGTTGAACAGTCTCCTGGACAAGGTCTATATCCTCAACACTCTGCAGGATCTTATCCAGCCGTTCAAAAGCATAATCCTTTTCCTCGTCATTGGTTAACATCTTGTATACATAGGAGGGATTCTGGGTACAACCCACAGCTCCGGCAGCGAGAGAAAGATCCGCTTCTTTTCGAGTAACATTATTTATCCAGAACCTAGTTGGAGTCTGTGTGACAACTCGGTGAAAATATCCTTTCTTCATGTCCTTATCTCCTAGGCAAAGACTTCCGCTTCAATATCCAATATGCTACAAACTTCCAACAGCTCATTAAGATAGTTCCCTTCAACACCGGATATGTGGTTTGATCCATATTCGTTTATAAAGGCATCCAGGTCAAAATCCACCTTAGCAAAAAGGGCGGGAAGCTGATGAGGACCCCGGGCTTCGATAAATTCTTCAAGCATTTCTTTAGTAGGATCTTCAGCCTGACAGGGGATAATTGCCATTTTGTACTTACCGTTTTTGCGGTATAGTCGAGCCAACTGCATTGGTCCGGGAGCTGCATTAAAATAGGTAATCCCGCCGCCTCCCGGACGAACAGACTGCTTGATAACGATTTTCTTCAGATTCTCCCGAGTATCATTACTCCGGTTGGCATAATACACGCAAAGAGCACCGCAGTTTACACAATACATCTTCTTCCGGTCATTATCTATATGACTGACATCGGCAAAGAATGTGGGCTTGCCCCCGGATAGCAGCTTAAGGATCTGTTGGGTAAGGGCGCCGTCGGCATCGGCTTCACAAGCTATGGGAGTAGTCTCTTTTTCGCCCTCAGCATCATCATAGTTAGCCAGTAAA encodes:
- a CDS encoding HpcH/HpaI aldolase family protein, with the protein product MLEKNKNIVKAMLKQGKKVSGAWCQSGSPITTEILAEAGYDALMIDLEHGPGDIMATIHQIQAMKGEVAIPFCRAPWNDFVQIKRILDAGVYGLLVPYVNSKEETLAAVSAVSYPSDGIRGVAGSPRAAHYGNNSMDYLKSSNEEVFLMTAVETPEAVSHLDEILSVGRLDGIFIGPMDLATNMGYFGNPKADEVQKSIRVIEEKVISSGKSLATVAGTWEDAKEKYERGYSMVFFFSDTTTLSSVARERLRMFRESFS
- a CDS encoding transaldolase family protein, whose product is MKKGYFHRVVTQTPTRFWINNVTRKEADLSLAAGAVGCTQNPSYVYKMLTNDEEKDYAFERLDKILQSVEDIDLVQETVQRDLVAAVAQKFLPLWEKSNGKYGYVSIQGNPFKEDVENILRNARFNREAGLNIMAKVPVTEDGLKAIEILLSEGIPVNATEVMGVRQALDVCDIYDRVAAGGRTMPSVYFSHITGIFDEYLQNHVSENSIQISPDTLWQAGMIVARKIRRLLDERGSEVGFIGGGARGLHHFTEMVGADCCVTINWKGTAEELIELDPPVVDRYHALVPEGVLDELLDRIGEFGRAWRITGLKPSEYEEYGPVVLFRESFEKAWSEASRIIEQRSRDR